Proteins encoded together in one Octopus bimaculoides isolate UCB-OBI-ISO-001 chromosome 24, ASM119413v2, whole genome shotgun sequence window:
- the LOC106881511 gene encoding GATA zinc finger domain-containing protein 7 → MKICLCFFFLLFFSLFCFADSTAGTENDEKLGIPPNAESYIMTDTDMGHSQNRIPKSSIGSEFTAEDDPTPLLEDDNISTNTSDYLEPSKLETPKYLELISDKSNATTGKQVVRGARPKTNSTSSFCNSPPQLPDKCHQNGAKTNNNNNNENLTNNGSTKSKGSTGARRNFQGLHYAQLATCSTDSSVDESDDESCTEMNYITPQVSMSCTLLNQVQNEPGHQRHLSKQTSAPAPLHNNSLSNEGIWVNSGSMDNQNSNSFLFHNSCASPTKLQVWADKNRNLVSKNNAVLAISDCPEYINTPQPNSLNYPSGQQTATGTPIFSSQPTLV, encoded by the exons atgaaaatttgtttgtgttttttttttttgctttttttttcgttgttttgttttgcagATAGCACAGCTGGTACAGAGAATGATGAAAAATTGGGGATACCCCCAAATGCTGAAAGCTATATAATGACTGATACAGATATG GGACATTCACAGAACAGGATACCAAAATCATCAATTGGCAGTGAATTTACTGCTGAAGATGATCCAACTCCTCTGCTTGAAGACGATAACATTTCAACAAATACTTCGGATTATCTGGAACCATCGAAGCTTGAAACTCCCAAATACCTGGAACTCATATCTGACAAGTCAAATGCCACAACAGGTAAACAAGTCGTTCGAGGGGCTCGACCAAAGACAAATTCTACTTCAAGCTTTTGTAATTCTCCGCCACAACTTCCAGATAAATGCCATCAAAATGGAgccaaaacaaataacaacaacaataacgagaaTCTCACCAATAACGGATCCACAAAATCAAAAGGTTCTACAGGAGCACGGCGCAATTTCCAAGGTCTGCATTATGCTCAGCTTGCGACTTGCAGTACCGATTCTTCGGTTGATGAAAGCGATGACGAAAGTTGTACAGAGATGAATTACATCACACCTCAAGTGAGTATGTCCTGTACTTTGTTAAATCAAGTACAAAACGAACCGGGACATCAACGACATCTGAGCAAGCAGACCTCTGCACCAGCCCCACTCCACAATAACTCCTTGTCTAATGAAGGAATATGGGTAAACAGTGGTTCTATGGACAATCAAAACTCAAATAGTTTCCTCTTCCACAATTCATGTGCATCACCAACCAAATTACAAGTTTGGGCAGACAAAAATAGGAATTTAGTCAGTAAGAACAACGCTGTTCTTGCTATTTCTGATTGCccagaatatataaacacaccacagCCCAACTCTTTGAACTATCCTTCTGGGCAGCAAACTGCTACTGGAACCCCTATTTTCAGTTCCCAGCCAACTCTTGTTTGA